Proteins encoded by one window of Roseibium sp. Sym1:
- a CDS encoding tyrosine-type recombinase/integrase — MADMRILLNDKAIERLMPPDKGRYIVRDTELKGFFLMVGARKKTFMVQADLRKLGKRASTVRLAIGDTRELSTRAARSVAKEYLSQLSRGIHPRNGEKAAKASNASEITNGENNEASGITLKQAWARYKIAMQRKNRSERTIESYRDHVERIFKDWQEMPLKQFGDDPGRVAAKHDEIGEKHGPYIANGSMRTFRAIYNHARKTNRELPADNPVDSVDWNHEKRRDSGMGLIDLKEWFIEAAQLENPVRREFHLFTLLSACRPAALREAKPAHLDFRRRVLHIPRPKGGADRAFDIPLSREMVCCLLRCIRFGRQMHPYEANDWLFPADSATGHLVEHKEDRATLSKWGNELRQTYRTVATPAGVSELDARMLMNHSVPGVNSGYITRHKLLEDHLRAQQQSISDTMFSVFRNTLNENREIQDWLGIGAARRQLLRAKEYSRHSEQNEIVRMRVWAA, encoded by the coding sequence ATGGCCGATATGCGTATCCTATTGAACGATAAAGCAATTGAACGTCTTATGCCGCCCGATAAGGGACGCTACATTGTCCGGGATACCGAGCTAAAAGGGTTCTTCCTTATGGTCGGAGCCCGAAAAAAGACCTTCATGGTACAGGCGGATCTCCGAAAACTAGGCAAGCGCGCCTCCACGGTTCGTCTCGCCATTGGCGACACGAGGGAGCTCTCCACGCGTGCGGCGAGGTCTGTTGCGAAGGAGTATCTGTCCCAGCTCAGCCGGGGTATTCATCCCAGGAACGGTGAGAAAGCTGCCAAGGCTTCAAACGCTTCTGAGATAACGAACGGCGAAAATAACGAGGCATCCGGCATCACGCTCAAGCAAGCCTGGGCTCGCTACAAGATTGCCATGCAGCGTAAGAACCGGAGCGAGCGCACGATCGAGAGTTATAGGGATCACGTCGAGCGGATCTTTAAGGATTGGCAGGAGATGCCCCTGAAGCAGTTTGGCGATGATCCTGGCCGGGTTGCCGCCAAACATGACGAGATTGGTGAGAAGCACGGTCCCTACATAGCCAATGGCAGCATGCGCACTTTCAGGGCGATCTACAATCACGCTCGAAAGACCAATCGGGAACTGCCTGCAGACAACCCGGTCGACAGCGTGGACTGGAACCATGAGAAACGCCGCGATAGCGGCATGGGTCTCATTGACCTGAAGGAATGGTTTATCGAGGCTGCCCAGCTTGAAAATCCCGTCCGACGCGAGTTTCACCTGTTTACACTGCTGTCCGCGTGCCGGCCGGCCGCGTTAAGAGAAGCGAAACCAGCCCATCTGGATTTTCGCCGCAGGGTGCTTCACATCCCCCGTCCGAAAGGAGGTGCGGATCGTGCCTTTGATATCCCGCTGTCGAGGGAGATGGTCTGTTGCCTCCTGCGATGCATTCGATTTGGTCGGCAGATGCACCCGTATGAGGCCAATGACTGGCTGTTTCCCGCAGACAGTGCCACTGGTCATCTGGTTGAGCACAAGGAAGATCGCGCGACATTGTCGAAATGGGGCAATGAACTGCGCCAGACCTATCGCACCGTGGCGACGCCGGCGGGTGTCTCGGAACTGGACGCAAGGATGTTGATGAATCATTCGGTTCCTGGCGTGAACTCCGGGTACATTACACGGCATAAGCTGCTTGAGGATCATCTACGAGCGCAGCAGCAGTCAATCAGCGATACGATGTTTTCAGTGTTTCGCAACACGTTAAATGAGAACCGTGAAATTCAAGATTGGCTTGGGATCGGTGCGGCACGTCGTCAGCTCCTTCGTGCAAAAGAATATTCTAGACACTCTGAACAGAATGAAATCGTGCGAATGCGCGTTTGGGCCGCTTAG
- a CDS encoding type II toxin-antitoxin system TacA family antitoxin, whose protein sequence is MATVADRKEHPISMRLPESDVAMIDRAASLRGRSRTDFVREAAVRAAEEVVMESGLIRMSAEGFAAFMDVVSADTAPIPEMVDLVRRAAPWETSGTSKP, encoded by the coding sequence ATGGCTACCGTTGCCGACCGCAAGGAGCATCCGATATCGATGCGTCTGCCTGAATCGGATGTCGCAATGATCGACCGGGCCGCCAGCCTGCGCGGCCGCTCGCGCACAGACTTCGTGCGCGAGGCTGCCGTGCGCGCTGCCGAAGAGGTGGTTATGGAGTCAGGTCTCATTCGAATGAGCGCGGAGGGTTTCGCCGCTTTCATGGATGTCGTTTCCGCCGATACGGCGCCTATTCCTGAGATGGTGGATCTGGTCCGGCGAGCCGCGCCTTGGGAGACCAGCGGCACTTCGAAGCCGTAA
- a CDS encoding GNAT family N-acetyltransferase has protein sequence MNAAHVLTDFSCGKPALDHWLKTRALSNQQKGFTAVMVVHDDGRVVGYYGLAPTSIVPTVMPRSIRTGQPPDPVPCLLLGQLATDLAWAGQGIGTGLVKHALERSVQAAALIGGRALVVNAVDNEAAQFWQRRGFVPSRGDPFVLFRSTAAIAASLEAARA, from the coding sequence TTGAATGCGGCGCATGTTCTTACCGATTTCTCCTGTGGCAAGCCCGCTCTCGATCATTGGCTGAAGACCCGGGCGCTCTCCAACCAGCAGAAGGGTTTTACGGCTGTCATGGTTGTGCATGATGATGGCCGAGTGGTGGGGTACTATGGGCTCGCGCCGACATCGATCGTGCCCACCGTCATGCCGAGATCGATCCGCACCGGTCAACCGCCTGATCCCGTTCCCTGCCTTCTCCTCGGACAACTCGCAACCGATTTGGCCTGGGCAGGGCAGGGGATCGGCACCGGCCTCGTCAAGCATGCATTGGAGCGCAGCGTTCAGGCGGCTGCTCTCATCGGTGGGCGGGCATTGGTGGTGAACGCTGTCGATAACGAGGCGGCGCAGTTCTGGCAGCGCCGCGGTTTTGTACCTTCCCGCGGCGATCCGTTTGTTCTCTTCCGCTCCACTGCCGCCATTGCGGCGTCACTCGAGGCTGCAAGAGCTTAG
- a CDS encoding DUF499 domain-containing protein, producing MAKSTRQYVFEGMELLPVALIPFVEKRLETSLKGHWQVQVLEKLPNLRPNSSGAVGWDQAALFNVMDRFWSEAFKAVLGRAERSLVNELGDVRNKLSHNATFTYDDAERALDSMRRLMEAISAGETAEQLGKMRDTILRTKFTELRRNEERRKTQRLEISVETVAGLLPWREVVEPHQDVATGEFQQAEFAADLAKVHSGSAPPEYRDPRQFFSRTYLTEGLSALLIGAAKRLSGSGGDPVVELQTNFGGGKTHSMLALYHMGGPTPVQDLSGLDQLLEKQGLSVPKGVNRAVLVGTSRGPQDVLHAEGDRKIRTTWGELAWQLGGADAYAMVAGNDASGIAPGSNLLEALFKKYAPSLILIDEWVAYLRQIYKVEGLPSGSFDANLSFVQSLTEAVKASPGTLLVASLPASQIEVGGEGGQEALARLKQTFSRVESSWRPASQEESYEIVRRRLFKDIPGDKFHHRDNTLKQFAKLYRENANDFPQGCADEDYRRKLEKAYPIHPELFDQLYTSWGSLEKFQRTRGVLRLMAQAVHELWMSGDPSVMIMPGSVAVSSPRIEPELLHYLDVSWQSIIAGDVDGTTSTPYKIDQSAPNLNRYSATRRVARTIFMGTAPTHQQQNTGLDDKQINLGVVQPGERPAIFGDALRRLTNQAKFMHADLGRYWYSMSASLNRIAADKAAQIEAALVDVTIDAELGKYVNGLADRGHFDARQVAPASSAEVPDEAGGVRAVVLGVAHSHNGRDTSEALIEAKDILMQRGSAPRVYRNTLVFIAADARQLDNLKDAVRTSLAWGEIVRDTDRLNLTQSDSALAKAKLAEATETIKTRLKEAWCYLHYPTQESAQADVEWMSGKIPAQDGLLARVSKKLVAEEGLLTELGPSRLDRDLQKYIWNGKPHLSLKDLLEYLNRHIYLPRLKNRDVLIKAVQAAVSGMLPGPFAYAERWDENAGAYLGLAIERTDNAVVVIDSDSIIVKSDVAEAHRPAPAEPGLTGGSEAPGEKSQKFEEQATDGAPGSPHSERKPTRFTGTVMISPERPARDIHQIVEAIVEQLTTLPGNEVRLRLEIEAEVPGGLDRAKVRTLVENANTLGFVEKSIE from the coding sequence GTGGCAAAAAGCACGCGCCAATATGTATTTGAAGGAATGGAACTGCTGCCGGTGGCGCTGATTCCTTTCGTCGAAAAGCGGCTCGAAACCTCGCTAAAGGGGCACTGGCAAGTCCAGGTGCTGGAAAAGCTGCCGAACTTGCGTCCTAACAGCAGCGGCGCGGTCGGTTGGGACCAGGCCGCGCTGTTCAACGTCATGGATCGCTTCTGGAGCGAGGCGTTCAAAGCGGTGCTCGGCCGTGCCGAACGCTCGCTGGTCAATGAGCTGGGCGACGTTCGGAACAAGCTATCGCACAACGCGACCTTCACCTACGACGACGCCGAGCGCGCGCTCGATTCCATGCGTCGGTTGATGGAGGCGATCAGCGCCGGCGAGACGGCCGAGCAGCTCGGCAAGATGCGCGACACTATTCTGCGCACGAAGTTCACCGAGCTTCGGCGCAACGAGGAGCGACGGAAAACCCAGCGTCTCGAAATCTCGGTCGAGACCGTGGCCGGCCTATTGCCGTGGCGCGAGGTGGTCGAGCCGCACCAGGATGTTGCCACCGGCGAGTTCCAGCAGGCCGAATTCGCAGCCGATCTCGCCAAGGTGCATTCGGGCAGCGCTCCGCCGGAATATCGCGACCCGCGCCAGTTCTTCAGCCGCACCTATCTGACGGAAGGTTTGAGCGCGCTGCTGATCGGGGCAGCGAAGCGGCTGTCCGGCAGCGGCGGCGATCCCGTCGTTGAACTGCAAACTAACTTCGGCGGCGGCAAGACACACTCGATGCTGGCCCTCTATCACATGGGCGGCCCGACTCCGGTCCAGGATCTCTCCGGCCTGGACCAGTTGCTCGAAAAGCAGGGCCTTAGCGTGCCGAAGGGCGTCAATCGCGCTGTGCTCGTCGGCACATCGCGAGGACCGCAGGACGTGCTCCACGCCGAGGGTGATCGGAAAATCCGAACGACCTGGGGTGAACTCGCCTGGCAGCTTGGCGGCGCTGACGCCTATGCCATGGTGGCGGGAAACGACGCCAGCGGCATCGCACCGGGCTCGAACCTCTTGGAGGCGCTCTTCAAGAAATATGCGCCGAGCCTAATCCTGATCGATGAATGGGTCGCCTACCTCCGGCAGATCTACAAGGTCGAGGGGCTGCCGTCGGGGTCGTTCGATGCGAATTTGTCCTTCGTTCAGTCGCTGACGGAGGCGGTGAAGGCTAGCCCCGGCACACTGCTCGTCGCCTCCTTACCCGCCTCGCAGATCGAGGTGGGTGGCGAAGGGGGCCAGGAAGCGCTAGCGCGCCTCAAGCAGACCTTCAGCCGTGTGGAATCCTCGTGGCGGCCGGCGAGCCAGGAAGAGAGCTATGAAATCGTCCGGCGGCGGCTGTTCAAGGACATCCCCGGCGACAAATTCCATCACCGTGACAACACGCTGAAGCAGTTCGCCAAGCTCTATCGAGAGAACGCCAACGATTTCCCGCAGGGCTGCGCGGACGAAGACTACCGCCGCAAGCTGGAGAAGGCTTATCCGATCCATCCCGAGTTGTTCGATCAACTCTACACGAGTTGGGGTTCACTCGAAAAATTCCAACGTACGCGAGGCGTACTCCGTCTGATGGCGCAGGCCGTCCACGAGCTTTGGATGAGCGGCGACCCGTCGGTGATGATCATGCCAGGAAGCGTCGCGGTTAGCTCGCCGCGCATTGAGCCGGAGTTGCTGCACTATCTCGACGTAAGCTGGCAGTCGATCATCGCCGGTGATGTCGATGGCACAACGTCCACGCCCTATAAGATCGATCAATCGGCGCCGAACCTGAACCGCTACTCGGCGACCAGGCGGGTCGCCCGAACGATCTTCATGGGAACCGCGCCGACGCACCAGCAGCAGAATACCGGTTTGGACGACAAGCAGATCAATCTTGGAGTCGTGCAGCCGGGAGAGCGCCCGGCAATTTTTGGAGACGCACTTCGGCGGCTGACCAACCAGGCCAAGTTCATGCACGCCGATCTTGGCCGCTACTGGTACTCCATGTCGGCCAGCCTCAACCGAATTGCCGCGGATAAGGCAGCGCAGATCGAAGCGGCGTTGGTTGACGTGACGATCGACGCGGAACTCGGCAAATATGTGAATGGCCTCGCGGATCGTGGGCATTTCGACGCCCGGCAGGTCGCGCCAGCCTCCTCGGCCGAGGTGCCCGATGAAGCCGGCGGCGTGCGGGCCGTGGTATTGGGGGTCGCGCATTCGCACAACGGACGCGACACCTCGGAAGCGTTGATCGAAGCGAAGGACATCCTGATGCAGCGTGGCAGCGCACCGCGCGTGTATCGCAACACCCTGGTGTTTATCGCTGCGGACGCCCGCCAGCTCGACAACCTGAAAGACGCCGTGCGCACCTCCCTAGCGTGGGGCGAGATCGTCCGCGACACTGATCGGCTCAACCTCACCCAGAGTGACAGTGCGCTCGCTAAGGCCAAGCTGGCCGAAGCAACCGAGACGATAAAGACGCGTCTCAAGGAGGCGTGGTGCTATCTGCATTATCCGACGCAGGAGAGTGCCCAGGCCGATGTCGAGTGGATGTCGGGCAAGATTCCGGCACAGGACGGGCTATTGGCGCGGGTGAGCAAAAAGCTCGTGGCCGAGGAAGGGCTGCTCACCGAACTGGGACCATCGCGCCTCGATCGCGATCTCCAGAAATACATCTGGAACGGCAAACCACACCTGTCATTGAAGGATTTGCTGGAGTATCTTAACCGCCACATCTATCTACCGCGACTGAAGAACCGGGACGTCTTGATTAAGGCCGTACAGGCAGCCGTCAGCGGCATGCTGCCCGGACCCTTCGCCTACGCCGAGCGATGGGATGAGAATGCAGGTGCCTATCTGGGGCTTGCAATCGAACGAACCGACAATGCGGTTGTGGTCATCGACAGCGATAGCATCATCGTGAAGTCTGACGTTGCTGAGGCACACAGGCCGGCCCCCGCAGAGCCTGGCCTGACCGGCGGTTCGGAGGCGCCTGGTGAGAAGTCGCAAAAATTCGAAGAGCAAGCAACGGACGGGGCTCCCGGTTCGCCTCATTCAGAGCGGAAGCCAACGCGGTTTACCGGCACCGTAATGATCTCGCCGGAACGGCCGGCAAGGGATATCCACCAAATTGTCGAGGCGATCGTCGAACAGCTCACGACGCTACCAGGTAACGAAGTGAGGCTAAGGCTCGAGATCGAAGCAGAAGTGCCCGGCGGACTCGATCGCGCAAAGGTGCGGACGCTGGTCGAAAATGCCAATACGCTCGGCTTTGTCGAGAAGTCGATCGAATGA
- a CDS encoding DUF1156 domain-containing protein — MTAYKKKLIEVAIPLEAINAASAREKSIRHGHPSTLHLWWARRPLAACRAVLFAQLVDDPSSHAEELLANSSLRAQAEAELPERLAAWEKSKASAQGTAAVSPEPTLEDVAVEIERKRLFAIIEDLVKWENSTNEKVLKRARVEIRKSCGGELPPVYDPFSGGGSIPLEAQRLGLPAYGSDLNPVAVMIGKAMIEIPPKFKDKEPVHRGAKDRQFYRNAEGLAEDVKYYGEWMRKKAWERIGHLYPQIELTKGYGGARATVIGWIWARTVPSPDPAFSNVAVPIASSFLLSTKTGKEAWVEPIVDKQAKSISYRVRHGGTKAEIAAAKEGTKAGRGANFRCLMSDAAITPDYVKSNGRAGKMGQTLIAIVAEGNRSRAYVAPTEMHETIALSAKPVWEPVTKLPNDPRNFWTVDYGLATFGDLFTDRQLVALNTFSDLVQEAREQIEVDGLAVGLQNDGVPLRDGGSGAQAYAEAVSVYLGLAGSRLADSCNTICRWAADKTQLKNMFSRQAIPMSWDFFEANPFASAAGDFLVSATTVSKVLDRFLPFSPGIECNQDAQTAEYPAGTVISCDPPYYDNIGYADLSDFFYCWMKPNIQKVYPEVFSVLATPKAEELVATPYRHGGRESAERFFLDGMSRAIANMAAQSSDAFPATIYYAFKQSEIDQEGISSTGWATFLQAVVEAGYAVVGTWPMRTEMANRMIASGTNALANSVVLVCRKKETTAESITRAEFIRALKRELPPSISELQAANIAPADMPQSAIGPGMGVFSRYKTVLESDDNPMSVKTALQLINKELDEYLGGIQGEFDADTRFAITWFEQHGKGKGDYGVADNLARARGIAVESVKHAGIIDSAAGKVRILARDELDKDWDPEEDRHLTVWECLQHLIRLHEKDGISHDTAVLLKKISTQAVAVKDLAYCLYDISANKRKDAKEATAYNALIADWTELTKAAASIHDARGDRQIRLDI; from the coding sequence GTGACAGCTTACAAAAAGAAACTCATCGAAGTCGCCATTCCGCTCGAAGCGATCAATGCGGCCTCTGCGCGCGAGAAGTCGATCAGGCATGGCCATCCGTCAACGCTGCATCTGTGGTGGGCGCGGCGGCCGTTAGCTGCGTGTCGAGCTGTTCTTTTTGCCCAGCTGGTTGATGACCCTTCGTCTCACGCCGAAGAACTGCTCGCCAACTCCTCACTCCGTGCTCAGGCGGAAGCGGAACTACCGGAGCGCCTTGCTGCTTGGGAGAAGAGCAAGGCTTCGGCGCAGGGGACGGCGGCGGTTTCACCAGAGCCGACGCTGGAGGACGTAGCGGTCGAGATTGAGCGCAAGCGGCTCTTCGCCATCATCGAGGACCTGGTGAAGTGGGAGAACTCGACTAACGAGAAGGTGCTGAAACGGGCCCGTGTCGAAATCCGCAAGAGCTGCGGCGGCGAGTTGCCGCCAGTCTATGACCCGTTTTCGGGCGGCGGGTCAATCCCGCTGGAGGCGCAGCGTCTCGGTCTGCCCGCCTATGGGTCTGATCTGAACCCGGTCGCGGTGATGATCGGCAAGGCGATGATCGAGATCCCGCCGAAGTTCAAGGACAAGGAGCCGGTCCATCGGGGCGCGAAGGACCGGCAGTTCTATCGTAACGCCGAGGGTCTAGCGGAGGACGTCAAATATTACGGCGAGTGGATGCGCAAGAAGGCATGGGAACGCATCGGGCATCTCTATCCGCAGATTGAACTGACGAAGGGATATGGGGGGGCCAGGGCGACAGTGATTGGTTGGATCTGGGCGCGCACGGTGCCAAGTCCCGATCCAGCGTTCTCGAATGTTGCGGTACCAATCGCATCGAGCTTCCTGCTCAGCACTAAGACCGGCAAGGAGGCGTGGGTCGAGCCCATCGTCGATAAGCAGGCGAAGTCCATTTCCTATCGGGTCAGGCATGGCGGAACCAAAGCCGAGATCGCGGCGGCCAAGGAGGGGACCAAGGCAGGTCGCGGCGCGAATTTCCGCTGCCTTATGTCAGATGCTGCAATCACTCCTGACTATGTGAAGAGTAATGGGCGTGCCGGCAAAATGGGCCAAACGCTGATCGCCATTGTTGCGGAAGGTAATCGCAGCAGAGCCTATGTCGCGCCTACGGAGATGCACGAAACAATCGCCCTGTCGGCAAAGCCTGTATGGGAACCGGTAACCAAACTCCCGAACGATCCTCGCAATTTCTGGACGGTGGACTACGGCCTAGCGACTTTCGGCGACTTGTTCACTGATCGCCAGTTGGTGGCTCTGAACACTTTCAGCGATCTGGTACAGGAAGCACGGGAACAAATTGAGGTCGATGGTTTGGCCGTCGGACTCCAGAACGATGGCGTACCTTTGCGCGATGGCGGTAGCGGAGCCCAAGCCTATGCTGAGGCAGTAAGCGTCTATCTTGGATTGGCGGGTAGCAGACTTGCCGACAGCTGCAACACGATCTGCCGGTGGGCAGCGGACAAGACGCAGCTAAAGAATATGTTCAGTCGGCAGGCTATTCCCATGTCGTGGGATTTTTTCGAGGCCAATCCATTTGCAAGTGCTGCTGGCGATTTTCTCGTGAGCGCGACAACGGTTTCCAAGGTTTTGGACCGGTTTCTACCATTTTCACCGGGTATCGAGTGTAATCAGGACGCGCAGACCGCCGAATACCCAGCGGGGACCGTTATTTCGTGCGATCCGCCCTATTATGACAATATTGGCTATGCGGATTTGTCGGACTTTTTCTACTGCTGGATGAAGCCAAATATCCAGAAGGTATATCCAGAGGTCTTTTCCGTTCTCGCCACGCCCAAGGCCGAGGAGCTGGTAGCAACGCCGTATCGGCATGGGGGGCGCGAGTCTGCCGAACGCTTTTTCCTTGATGGGATGAGCCGTGCAATCGCGAATATGGCGGCCCAATCATCGGATGCGTTTCCGGCGACGATTTATTACGCATTCAAGCAGAGCGAGATTGATCAAGAGGGCATCAGCTCGACAGGTTGGGCCACCTTTCTGCAAGCAGTAGTCGAAGCCGGCTACGCTGTCGTTGGTACTTGGCCGATGCGTACCGAAATGGCGAACCGCATGATCGCCTCGGGGACCAATGCTCTTGCCAACTCCGTCGTCCTCGTTTGTCGAAAGAAGGAAACCACGGCAGAAAGCATTACACGCGCTGAGTTCATCCGTGCATTGAAGCGCGAGCTGCCGCCATCGATCTCCGAGCTTCAGGCCGCCAACATCGCGCCGGCGGATATGCCACAATCAGCCATCGGCCCCGGCATGGGCGTGTTCTCGCGCTACAAGACTGTGCTGGAGTCAGACGACAATCCGATGAGCGTGAAAACCGCGCTTCAGCTCATCAACAAAGAACTCGACGAGTACCTAGGGGGCATCCAGGGTGAGTTCGACGCGGACACCCGGTTCGCCATCACCTGGTTCGAGCAGCACGGGAAAGGCAAGGGGGACTATGGTGTGGCTGACAACCTTGCCCGTGCGCGCGGTATCGCGGTCGAAAGCGTCAAGCACGCCGGGATCATAGATAGCGCCGCCGGCAAGGTCCGCATCCTCGCCCGTGACGAACTCGACAAGGATTGGGATCCGGAAGAGGACAGACACCTGACGGTGTGGGAGTGTCTCCAGCATTTGATCCGCCTGCACGAGAAGGACGGTATCTCCCACGATACCGCCGTCCTTTTGAAGAAGATCAGCACCCAGGCCGTGGCGGTGAAGGATCTCGCCTACTGCCTCTACGACATCAGCGCAAACAAGCGGAAGGATGCGAAGGAGGCCACGGCCTACAACGCCCTGATCGCCGATTGGACTGAGCTGACAAAGGCCGCGGCGTCCATCCACGACGCACGCGGCGATCGTCAGATCCGGTTGGATATTTGA